The genome window TCTGCCCAGTTGCTCAAGCAAGCTCTAAGTTCAAGCTAAGTTCAAGCTGAGAAGCTGAAAGTTGGGATTTTAAGGTCAAGCAGTAGGAGCCGCTAACCCCTGTTCCTCTGCTTGAATACGTTGCTGCATCTTAATGATCTTGGCCCGCAATTCTGCCCGCAACTCTTGCAAGGCTTCAATCTCTTCTTCAGCTTCCTCTAGACAAATGCAGAGTGTAGCTAGTGCCCGCTGCTGACCTTGAAGCTCCAGGGGGCGCTTCTGCGCCAAACCTGGGTGTTGAGCTAAAGCTTGGCAGGGTTCACAGATTGGGCTGGAGACAATCATTTGCAATTTCCTCATTTGAACTTGAAGTAACTATGGCCTAAGCAACTTGTTGAAAAACAGCTGTTGAAGAACAGCTACGGCTAGCTCTGTACTAGAGATTTTCGATGTGTCCAGTATTAACAGAAAGGACATTAACAGGAAAGATAACAGAGTAAAGAGAAGGATCAACCCGGTCCTCAAATTGCAGGTCTAAAGCTTGCTCTTGCAGGGTTGAGAAGTGAGAATTTTCAGAGCGAGCTTGCTCAAGCTCTCCTTGTTTACCAGAAACCCAAAACGCTTGCATGAGAAGCTCAAGCTTTGACCGGGCAATGGAAAACGATTGTTGCAGGTATTGCTGAAGAGACTGTTGGTTGTTCGCTGGCGCTGGGATTGGGTTGAACGTGCTCATATTCAATCTCCTTCACAACAGTGGTTTGTTCCAGGCGCAATTAGAGTGTGCACTTTTCTTCTGGCTTGCAACAGGCAAACTCAGCCAGTAAACCCCTAACTTAAGGGCTTAGCGATCTAAACCTCGTCGGCAGCCCGCAGCACAATCTTGCCGCGAGTCAGTTGCCTGACCTGGGCTGAACCGAAACCGCTGTCCCTCGCACGCTTGCCCTCCGCAGCCTGTAGGTTGCTGCCGCCGCTGTCCTAATCTTGCCCAGATTGCAAAAAGGCAAAGTAAACCTGCGAGGTGCCAACTTAAGGTTTGGACGCAAGGCCGGTTAAAGCTCACTTAGAGCCCAGCTAAAGCCCGTAGGACACACTAAAGTAGATGCCGTCATCCTGGAGGCTATCGCGGCGGTCCTCTATATCGACAAAAGGCAATGCAAAGTCGAGCCGCAGGTTCAGCGCTGCTAGGGGTTGCCAGAGAATGCCCAAACCGATATCGCCCAAAAGCCTCTGACCCTGCAGGAAGTTGGGATTGTCAGGGGTATTCCAGACATAGCCCGTTTCCACAAAGGGAGCAAGCTGCAACGTTGGGTCACCTAAGGCATTGCGCAAAACCGGGATTCGCCCCTCTACGGACAAAGACAGACCATTATCTCCCGCTCGGACATTGGGTCGGTAGCCCCGCAGCGCTTGACCGCCCCCTAAAAAAAATTGCTGGGAAGGCAGCAAGGGATCAGGGGTCAGTTGCAAAGCACCTCGTACAATCAACTGATAATCATTGCCCAACTGCTGAAAGCGCTGCACCTGACCTAGCCAGCTAAAAAATTCGCCGTCTGGAATGCTGCCAGGATTCTCAGTTGCATCTAAAATGCCTAAACCCAGACTCACTTGAGATTGCAAGGCCCAAGCGCCCTGAGTATCGCGTCTCACATAATCCTGGCTGAACCTAAGCACCCGCGTTCGGCTAAAGCCATTCTCATCGGGGCCAATACCAAAGGGGTTGGGGAAGTTCTCGAACAGAAAAGTTTGGCTATCTTGAACCGTGAATCCTAAAGACAGAGCAAACTCTTCCCGCAGCGAACGAATCAACGGTTGGCGATAGTTGATTTCGTAAAACTCACCGCGACTGCGAATGCCAAAGGCAGCAAAATCACGATCTGTAATTCGGGCTGAACTCTGGAAGGTGCGCAGTTGTAGAGCACCTCCCAGAGGGTTCAGGGGGAGACGATAGCTAGCGTCGTAAAGGTTTAGGGCAGCTCTAGGGAAATCCGCTAGATTGAGGCCCACGCCATAGCCAAAGGCAATTTCATCGCCTACTCCCGTCAAGTTTTGATAGCTCAGCGCGACATTAACTTGTTGCGGCGCAATACTGGGAGAAGAATAATTGTTGAAGCCAACTTCTGCATTGAAAGGCTTAGCTTCTATAACCTGGATAATCAAAATACTCTGACCAACGCCAGTTCCAGCTTGTAAACTAGCCTCCACACTTTCAAGCAGAGGATCAATTTTGAGGAGCCGCAATTGCTCTTCCAGCCTGCTGGTATTCAGAGGTCGCCCAGTGCCAAGTTGAATGCGACGACGCACATAGTTTGGATTGAGGCGTTGAGTGCCCTCCACCCGGATCTCTTCAATTCCTCCCTCAATTACCTGAATACGTGTTGTCTCAGTATTCAAGCTTTCAAAATCGAGTACAGCTCTAGAAGTAATGTAGCCCCGTTCCGCATAGAGCCTGCTAATTGCATCTACTGCTGCGCTTAGCTCTTGAAGGCTGACCGTGCGCCCTTGCAAGGGTTGAACAATGGGATTAAGAATTTCTGGGCCGAAGATAGTGCTGCCTCTTACC of Leptolyngbya sp. FACHB-261 contains these proteins:
- a CDS encoding ShlB/FhaC/HecB family hemolysin secretion/activation protein produces the protein MAANVGALVLLVSVLAAPAVWAAPSDGLPTLSQLPESPDAPSEPPFNSPSPTSLVQVRQLEVRGSTIFGPEILNPIVQPLQGRTVSLQELSAAVDAISRLYAERGYITSRAVLDFESLNTETTRIQVIEGGIEEIRVEGTQRLNPNYVRRRIQLGTGRPLNTSRLEEQLRLLKIDPLLESVEASLQAGTGVGQSILIIQVIEAKPFNAEVGFNNYSSPSIAPQQVNVALSYQNLTGVGDEIAFGYGVGLNLADFPRAALNLYDASYRLPLNPLGGALQLRTFQSSARITDRDFAAFGIRSRGEFYEINYRQPLIRSLREEFALSLGFTVQDSQTFLFENFPNPFGIGPDENGFSRTRVLRFSQDYVRRDTQGAWALQSQVSLGLGILDATENPGSIPDGEFFSWLGQVQRFQQLGNDYQLIVRGALQLTPDPLLPSQQFFLGGGQALRGYRPNVRAGDNGLSLSVEGRIPVLRNALGDPTLQLAPFVETGYVWNTPDNPNFLQGQRLLGDIGLGILWQPLAALNLRLDFALPFVDIEDRRDSLQDDGIYFSVSYGL